In a genomic window of Mycolicibacter heraklionensis:
- a CDS encoding aromatic ring-hydroxylating oxygenase subunit alpha, giving the protein MARFPKPPEGSWTQHYPELGTEPVSYRDSVSPDVYEKERAAIFRRAWLNVGRVEQLPRKGSYFTRELKVVNTSIILVRTGSDEIKAYHNVCRHRGNKLVWDTMPLEETSGNCRQFTCKYHGWRYDLDGNLAFVQQEEEFFDLDKSRYGLVGVHCDVWEGFIFVNFAAAPEQSLREFLGPMVTALEGYPFGRMTSRWQYRSSVNSNWKLFLDAFQEFYHAPVLHGNQTPTAFRVAAEQAGFEAPHYRIEGPHRLVSTSGVRAWEMSAEMRKPIEDICQSGLFGPWDPPDIGPMPDGLNPAKCDPWGLDSFQIFPNFTILFWGQGWYLTYHYWPTAHDSHIFEGTLYFPQPRTPRERVAQELAAVSFKEYGLQDASTLEATHTMIGTGVVDRFLLNDQEVLIRHFHAETAAWIAEHERAAAKV; this is encoded by the coding sequence GTGGCGCGTTTTCCCAAGCCGCCCGAGGGCAGTTGGACCCAGCACTATCCCGAACTCGGTACCGAACCGGTGTCGTATCGCGATTCGGTCAGTCCGGATGTGTACGAAAAGGAGCGCGCGGCGATCTTCCGGCGTGCCTGGCTGAACGTCGGTCGGGTAGAACAGCTTCCGCGAAAGGGCAGCTACTTCACCAGGGAACTGAAGGTTGTCAACACCTCGATCATCTTGGTGCGCACGGGATCTGACGAGATCAAGGCGTACCACAACGTCTGTCGGCATCGGGGCAACAAGTTGGTGTGGGACACCATGCCGTTGGAGGAGACGAGCGGGAACTGCCGCCAGTTCACCTGCAAGTACCACGGCTGGCGCTACGACCTGGACGGCAACCTGGCCTTCGTCCAACAGGAGGAGGAGTTCTTCGACCTCGACAAGAGCCGCTACGGGTTGGTCGGCGTGCACTGCGACGTCTGGGAAGGATTCATCTTCGTCAACTTCGCCGCCGCCCCGGAGCAGTCGCTGCGGGAATTCCTGGGGCCGATGGTTACGGCCTTGGAAGGCTACCCATTCGGGCGTATGACGTCGCGGTGGCAATATCGCTCGTCGGTCAACTCCAACTGGAAGCTCTTCCTGGACGCGTTCCAGGAGTTCTATCACGCGCCGGTACTGCACGGGAATCAGACGCCGACGGCCTTTCGGGTGGCGGCCGAGCAGGCCGGCTTCGAGGCGCCGCACTACCGAATCGAGGGCCCGCACCGCCTGGTGAGCACCTCGGGGGTGCGAGCCTGGGAGATGTCGGCCGAGATGCGCAAGCCGATCGAGGACATCTGCCAGAGCGGGTTGTTCGGCCCGTGGGACCCGCCGGATATCGGCCCGATGCCCGACGGCCTCAATCCCGCGAAATGCGATCCGTGGGGGTTGGATTCGTTTCAGATCTTCCCCAACTTCACGATCCTGTTCTGGGGCCAGGGCTGGTACCTGACCTATCACTACTGGCCCACCGCGCACGACTCGCACATTTTCGAAGGCACGCTGTACTTTCCACAGCCGCGGACTCCCCGCGAGCGAGTCGCCCAAGAACTGGCGGCGGTGTCGTTCAAGGAGTACGGATTGCAGGACGCCAGTACGTTGGAGGCCACCCACACGATGATCGGCACCGGTGTGGTGGACCGCTTTCTGCTCAACGATCAAGAGGTGCTGATCCGGCACTTCCACGCCGAGACCGCCGCGTGGATCGCCGAACACGAGCGCGCGGCGGCGAAGGTGTGA
- the purF gene encoding amidophosphoribosyltransferase has translation MPDQQVVDLENAPREECGVFGVWAPGEEVAKLTYYGLYALQHRGQEAAGIAVGDGSQVLVFKDLGLVSQVFEEQTLAAMPGHVAVGHCRYSTTGDTTWENAQPVFRNTAAGTGVALGHNGNLVNTAELARRARELGLIDTRRPGVATTDSDILGALLAHGAADSSLEQAALELLPTARGAFCLIFMDENTLYAARDPWGVRPLSLGRLDRGWVVASETAALDIVGASFVRDIEPGELLAIDADGVRSTRFANPTPKGCVFEYVYLARPDSTIGGRSVHATRVEIGRRLAREHPVEADLVIGVPESGTPAAVGYAQESGIDYGQGLTKNAYVGRTFIQPSQTIRQLGIRLKLNPLREIIRGKRLIVVDDSIVRGNTQRALVRMLREAGAVEVHVRIASPPVKWPCFYGIDFASPAELIANAVEDETEMVEAVRRAIGADTLGYVGQEDMIAATEQPKSRLCCACFDGSYPIELPHDSALGKNVIEQMLTNTALKAESDSDAALSQS, from the coding sequence GTGCCGGACCAGCAGGTAGTAGACCTCGAGAACGCACCCCGTGAAGAGTGCGGCGTATTCGGCGTATGGGCCCCCGGCGAAGAAGTAGCGAAGCTCACTTATTACGGCCTGTATGCGCTGCAACACCGTGGCCAGGAGGCCGCCGGCATCGCCGTCGGCGACGGCTCGCAAGTGCTGGTCTTCAAAGACTTGGGCCTGGTCAGTCAGGTTTTCGAGGAGCAGACGCTGGCAGCCATGCCCGGGCACGTGGCCGTCGGGCACTGCCGCTACTCCACCACCGGCGACACCACCTGGGAAAACGCCCAGCCGGTGTTCCGCAACACCGCGGCCGGCACCGGGGTGGCCCTCGGTCACAACGGCAACCTGGTCAACACCGCCGAATTGGCCCGTCGTGCCCGTGAACTGGGCCTGATCGACACCCGCCGTCCCGGCGTGGCCACCACCGACTCCGACATCCTGGGCGCGCTGCTGGCGCACGGGGCCGCCGACAGCTCCCTGGAGCAGGCGGCGCTGGAGCTGCTCCCGACGGCGCGCGGCGCCTTCTGCCTGATCTTCATGGACGAGAACACCCTGTACGCGGCCCGCGACCCATGGGGTGTGCGGCCACTGTCGCTGGGCCGGCTCGACCGCGGCTGGGTGGTGGCATCTGAGACTGCCGCGCTCGACATCGTCGGTGCCTCGTTCGTCCGCGACATCGAGCCCGGGGAGCTGCTGGCGATCGACGCCGACGGCGTGCGCTCCACCCGATTCGCCAACCCCACCCCGAAGGGGTGCGTCTTCGAATACGTCTACCTGGCCCGGCCCGATTCCACCATCGGCGGTCGGTCGGTGCACGCCACTCGGGTGGAGATCGGTCGTCGGCTGGCCCGTGAACACCCGGTCGAGGCCGACCTGGTCATCGGCGTGCCGGAGTCCGGCACCCCGGCCGCGGTGGGCTACGCCCAGGAGTCCGGCATCGACTATGGGCAGGGCCTGACCAAGAACGCCTACGTCGGGCGAACCTTCATCCAGCCCTCGCAGACCATCCGTCAGCTCGGCATCCGGCTCAAGCTCAACCCGCTGCGGGAGATCATCCGCGGCAAGCGGCTGATCGTCGTCGACGACTCAATCGTGCGGGGCAACACCCAGCGCGCCCTGGTGCGGATGCTGCGCGAGGCCGGCGCCGTGGAGGTGCATGTGCGGATCGCGTCTCCGCCGGTGAAGTGGCCGTGCTTCTACGGCATCGACTTCGCCTCGCCGGCCGAGCTGATCGCCAACGCCGTCGAGGACGAGACCGAGATGGTCGAAGCGGTACGGCGCGCCATCGGCGCCGACACCCTCGGCTACGTCGGGCAGGAAGACATGATCGCGGCCACCGAGCAGCCCAAATCGCGGCTGTGCTGCGCCTGCTTCGATGGCAGCTACCCGATCGAGCTGCCCCACGACAGTGCCCTGGGCAAGAACGTGATCGAGCAGATGTTGACCAACACCGCGCTCAAGGCCGAGAGCGACAGCGACGCTGCGCTGAGTCAGTCCTAA
- a CDS encoding sterol carrier family protein: MAAARSRPQLDPAQTRAAVLALAAWLRDGSRPAPERAELAAAVRLTARTLAELAPGASVEVRIPPFVAVQCIAGPRHTRGTPPNVVETDPRSWLLLAAGLLETGEATTAGKLRLSGSRAAEIAEWLPLVKLDGC, encoded by the coding sequence ATGGCAGCCGCCCGCTCACGTCCGCAGCTGGACCCGGCGCAGACCCGCGCAGCGGTGCTGGCGCTCGCGGCATGGCTGCGTGACGGAAGCCGGCCGGCCCCCGAGCGTGCCGAGTTGGCGGCGGCGGTCCGTCTGACCGCCCGCACCCTGGCCGAGCTGGCCCCCGGCGCCAGCGTGGAGGTGCGGATACCGCCGTTCGTCGCGGTGCAGTGCATCGCCGGGCCGCGGCACACCCGCGGCACCCCGCCCAACGTGGTCGAGACCGACCCGCGCAGCTGGCTGCTGCTGGCCGCAGGACTGCTGGAGACGGGCGAGGCGACTACTGCCGGAAAACTGCGGCTGTCCGGTTCGCGCGCCGCCGAGATCGCCGAATGGCTGCCGTTGGTGAAACTTGACGGATGTTGA
- a CDS encoding alpha/beta fold hydrolase produces the protein MERYTRDGLVFDVRDAGPPDGPVVVLLHGFPQRNDSWNAVIDRLTAAGYRCLAPNQRGYSPGARPPRRRDYRLSELVADIGALIDASGAQRVHLVGHDWGAAVAWGVAAELPERLATVSPVSVPHPAAFVKALVTSRQGLASWYMGFFQLPWLPEWLMTRSGGARAAKTLQRGGLPAAAAERDARAMTEPGALTGGLNWYRALPLSGPRAAAGRISVPTMYVWSDRDFALRDKAARNTARYVDGDYRFEILPGVSHWIPDTEPDRLADLLLDWFAAHPVD, from the coding sequence ATGGAGCGATACACCCGTGACGGCCTGGTCTTCGATGTTCGCGACGCCGGGCCGCCGGACGGGCCCGTGGTGGTGTTGCTGCACGGCTTCCCGCAGCGCAACGACAGCTGGAACGCCGTCATCGACCGGCTCACCGCCGCGGGCTACCGATGCCTGGCGCCCAACCAGCGCGGTTACTCACCAGGTGCCCGACCGCCCCGGCGCCGCGACTATCGCCTCTCCGAACTCGTCGCCGACATCGGCGCACTGATCGACGCCAGCGGCGCGCAGCGCGTGCACCTGGTGGGACACGACTGGGGTGCCGCGGTCGCGTGGGGAGTCGCAGCCGAACTGCCCGAACGGCTCGCCACCGTGTCGCCGGTCTCGGTGCCGCACCCCGCCGCGTTCGTGAAGGCGCTCGTCACCAGCCGCCAGGGCCTGGCCTCGTGGTACATGGGCTTCTTCCAGTTGCCGTGGCTGCCGGAATGGTTGATGACGCGCAGCGGCGGCGCCCGGGCGGCCAAAACCTTGCAGCGTGGCGGGCTGCCGGCGGCCGCGGCCGAACGCGATGCGCGGGCCATGACCGAACCGGGAGCGTTGACCGGCGGGCTCAACTGGTACCGGGCGCTGCCCCTGTCGGGGCCACGGGCCGCCGCCGGGCGCATCTCGGTTCCGACGATGTATGTGTGGAGCGACCGTGATTTCGCACTGCGGGACAAGGCGGCTCGCAACACGGCCCGCTACGTCGACGGGGACTACCGATTCGAGATACTGCCGGGCGTCTCGCACTGGATCCCCGACACCGAGCCGGACCGGCTCGCCGACCTGCTGCTCGACTGGTTTGCCGCACACCCAGTCGACTGA
- a CDS encoding alpha/beta hydrolase: MLQAPARHPLLVWAWSLLRLGFVGVAFGALFFCLSLTPSLLPRDWLFQGLIGGINAAFGYGLGVLVGATVERFVLRGASWWPPPRPVLFSLKATVVVAAPAACVVMLIPAAGWQRQVSELLGIEGPATLGYLRTLGVAIGVSAALVATVRVLIDASRLLARALIRRWHLHNEVAMFIGSAIVVVLLTTLINGVLIRGFFAGASAVFQPEDSDTQPGTSQPLQPERSGSPESLAPWATLGSQGRSFVAGGVHAAELTRINGRPAREPIRVYAGLHSAGDDQARMQLLLDELDRTHAFDRQALVVVPTTGTGWVDPAASDAIEMLYNGDTAIVAVQYSYLPSWISFLADQRKSMDSGRLLVQTIAERWRGLPVDHRPKLVLYGESLGSMAGQAAFDWLPDVAEMGYEAVLWVGPPQASPLWHALLVRRDPGSTAVLPRYDNGRTVRFAQGTLPAEIARIAAPPWTGTRVLFLQHASDPVVWWSPDLLFARPDWLTEAPGPDRTASMRWYPVVTFWQVSADLFHGEQMPAGHGHNYADTILDGWVAVLPPDGWTPSDTERIRAALRRG; the protein is encoded by the coding sequence ATGCTGCAGGCACCGGCGAGACACCCGCTGCTGGTGTGGGCGTGGAGCCTGCTGCGGCTGGGGTTCGTCGGGGTGGCGTTCGGCGCGCTGTTCTTCTGCCTGTCGCTGACCCCCTCGTTGCTGCCGCGCGACTGGCTGTTCCAGGGGCTGATCGGCGGTATCAACGCGGCCTTCGGCTACGGCCTGGGGGTGCTGGTCGGCGCAACGGTGGAGCGGTTCGTGTTGCGCGGCGCCAGCTGGTGGCCGCCGCCGCGACCGGTCTTGTTCTCGCTCAAGGCAACTGTGGTGGTGGCGGCGCCGGCCGCGTGCGTTGTGATGCTGATCCCGGCCGCCGGCTGGCAGCGCCAGGTCTCCGAGCTGCTGGGCATCGAGGGCCCGGCGACACTGGGCTACCTGCGCACGCTCGGCGTGGCGATCGGCGTGTCCGCCGCCCTGGTGGCGACGGTGCGGGTCCTGATCGACGCCAGTCGGCTGCTGGCGCGAGCACTGATCCGCCGTTGGCACCTGCACAACGAAGTCGCCATGTTCATCGGCAGCGCGATCGTCGTCGTCCTGCTGACCACCTTGATCAACGGCGTGCTGATCCGCGGTTTCTTCGCCGGCGCCAGCGCGGTGTTCCAGCCGGAGGACAGCGACACCCAGCCCGGGACGAGCCAGCCGCTGCAACCGGAGCGATCCGGCAGCCCGGAGTCGTTGGCGCCCTGGGCCACCCTGGGGAGTCAGGGCCGCAGCTTCGTCGCCGGGGGAGTGCACGCCGCCGAACTCACCCGGATCAACGGACGGCCCGCCCGTGAACCCATCCGGGTGTACGCCGGGCTGCACAGTGCGGGCGACGATCAAGCCCGGATGCAGCTGCTGCTCGACGAACTGGACCGCACCCACGCCTTCGACCGCCAGGCGCTGGTCGTGGTGCCCACCACCGGCACCGGGTGGGTCGACCCGGCCGCGTCCGACGCGATCGAGATGCTCTACAACGGCGACACCGCAATCGTCGCCGTGCAGTACTCCTACCTGCCGAGCTGGATCTCCTTCCTGGCCGACCAACGCAAGTCGATGGACTCCGGACGGCTGCTGGTGCAGACCATCGCCGAGCGCTGGCGAGGCCTGCCGGTCGACCATCGGCCCAAGCTGGTGCTCTACGGCGAGAGCCTGGGATCGATGGCCGGGCAAGCCGCGTTCGACTGGCTGCCCGACGTCGCCGAGATGGGCTACGAGGCCGTGCTGTGGGTGGGGCCACCGCAGGCCAGCCCGCTCTGGCATGCGCTGCTGGTGCGACGTGACCCCGGCAGCACCGCGGTGCTGCCGCGCTACGACAACGGCCGTACCGTGCGGTTCGCCCAGGGCACTTTGCCGGCCGAGATCGCCCGGATTGCCGCGCCGCCGTGGACCGGTACGCGGGTGCTGTTCCTGCAGCACGCTTCCGACCCGGTGGTGTGGTGGTCGCCGGATCTGCTGTTCGCCCGACCCGACTGGCTGACCGAGGCGCCCGGCCCGGACCGCACGGCGTCCATGCGCTGGTACCCGGTGGTGACGTTCTGGCAGGTCAGCGCGGACCTGTTCCACGGTGAGCAGATGCCTGCAGGGCACGGACACAACTACGCGGACACCATCCTGGACGGCTGGGTCGCGGTGCTGCCGCCTGACGGCTGGACGCCGTCGGACACCGAACGGATCCGCGCGGCCCTGCGACGCGGATAG
- the purL gene encoding phosphoribosylformylglycinamidine synthase subunit PurL — protein MPVTPPTTLDTVEHAAATPDHPQPFAELGLKDDEYQRIRDILGRRPTDAELAMYSVMWSEHCSYKSSKVHLRYFGETTTDDMRKAMLAGIGENAGVVDIGDGWAVTFKVESHNHPSYVEPYQGAATGVGGIVRDIMAMGARPVAVMDQLRFGAADAPDTRRVLDGVVRGIGGYGNSLGLPNIGGETVFDPCYAGNPLVNALCVGVLKKEDLHLAFASGAGNKIILFGARTGLDGIGGVSVLASDTFGGDESGAGRKKLPSVQVGDPFTEKVLIECCLELYAAKLVVGIQDLGGAGLSCATSELASAGDGGMAIELEKVPLRAANMTPAEVLSSESQERMCAVVAPENVDAFMAVCDKWDVLATVIGEVTDGDRLQITWHGQTVVDVPPRTVAHEGPIYQRPVQRPDTQDALNADRSDKLPRPATGEELRATLLALLGSPHLCSRAFITEQYDRYVRGNTVLAEHADGGMLRIDEASGRGITISTDASGRYTKLDPYTGAQLALAEAYRNVAVTGATPIAVTNCLNFGSPEDPGVMWQFAEAVRGLADGCAALGIPVTGGNVSFYNQTGATPIHPTPVVGVLGVIDDVSRRLPTAFGVEPGETLILLGDTRDEFDGSIWAQVTGDHLGGLPPKVDLGREQLLAEVLSAASRDGLISAAHDLSEGGLIQAVVESSIAGETGCRVLLPEDADPFVFLFSESAGRALVAVPRTEESRLRSMCEARGLPAIRVGVVDQASQDVEVQGQFSVSLAELRSTSEAVLPGMFG, from the coding sequence GTGCCCGTGACGCCCCCGACCACGCTGGACACCGTCGAACACGCCGCTGCGACGCCGGATCACCCGCAACCGTTCGCCGAGTTGGGTCTTAAGGACGACGAGTACCAGCGCATCCGCGACATCCTGGGCCGCCGCCCCACCGACGCCGAGCTGGCCATGTACTCGGTGATGTGGAGCGAGCACTGCTCCTACAAGTCCTCCAAGGTGCACCTGCGCTACTTCGGTGAGACCACCACCGACGACATGCGCAAGGCCATGCTCGCCGGCATCGGCGAGAACGCCGGCGTGGTCGACATCGGCGACGGCTGGGCGGTCACCTTCAAGGTGGAGTCGCACAACCACCCGTCCTACGTCGAGCCCTACCAGGGTGCGGCCACCGGGGTGGGCGGCATCGTGCGCGACATCATGGCGATGGGCGCCCGCCCGGTCGCGGTGATGGACCAGCTGCGTTTCGGCGCCGCCGACGCCCCCGACACCCGGCGGGTGCTCGACGGGGTGGTGCGCGGCATCGGCGGCTACGGCAACTCCCTGGGGCTGCCCAATATCGGCGGCGAAACCGTCTTCGACCCGTGCTACGCGGGCAACCCGCTGGTCAACGCCCTGTGCGTCGGCGTGCTCAAGAAGGAAGACCTGCACCTGGCGTTCGCCTCCGGTGCCGGAAACAAGATCATCCTGTTCGGGGCGCGTACCGGCCTGGACGGCATCGGCGGGGTGTCCGTGCTGGCGTCGGACACCTTCGGCGGGGACGAGAGCGGCGCGGGCCGCAAGAAGCTGCCGTCGGTTCAGGTCGGCGACCCGTTCACCGAGAAGGTGCTCATCGAGTGCTGTCTGGAGCTGTACGCCGCCAAGCTGGTGGTCGGCATCCAGGACCTGGGCGGTGCCGGATTATCTTGTGCCACTTCCGAGTTGGCTTCCGCCGGCGATGGCGGTATGGCGATCGAGCTGGAGAAGGTGCCGCTGCGCGCGGCGAACATGACCCCCGCCGAGGTGCTCTCCAGCGAGTCGCAGGAACGCATGTGCGCGGTGGTGGCCCCGGAGAACGTCGACGCCTTCATGGCGGTCTGCGACAAGTGGGACGTGCTGGCCACGGTGATCGGCGAGGTGACCGACGGCGACCGGCTGCAGATCACCTGGCACGGCCAGACCGTCGTCGACGTGCCACCGCGCACGGTGGCCCACGAAGGCCCGATCTATCAGCGCCCGGTGCAGCGCCCCGACACCCAGGACGCGCTCAACGCCGACCGTTCGGACAAGCTGCCGCGGCCGGCCACCGGGGAGGAGCTGCGCGCGACTCTGCTTGCGCTGCTGGGCAGCCCGCACCTGTGCAGCCGGGCGTTCATCACCGAACAGTACGACCGTTACGTGCGGGGCAACACCGTGCTGGCCGAGCACGCCGACGGCGGGATGCTGCGCATCGACGAGGCTTCCGGGCGCGGGATCACGATCTCCACCGACGCGTCCGGCCGCTACACCAAGCTCGACCCCTACACCGGGGCGCAGCTGGCGCTGGCCGAGGCGTACCGCAACGTTGCCGTCACCGGAGCCACGCCGATCGCCGTCACCAACTGCCTGAACTTCGGTTCCCCGGAAGACCCCGGGGTGATGTGGCAGTTCGCCGAGGCTGTTCGCGGTCTGGCCGACGGCTGTGCGGCACTGGGGATTCCAGTGACCGGCGGCAATGTGAGCTTCTACAACCAAACCGGCGCCACCCCGATCCACCCCACCCCGGTCGTCGGCGTGCTCGGTGTCATCGACGATGTGAGCCGGCGTCTTCCGACCGCATTCGGCGTCGAACCGGGCGAGACGCTGATCCTGCTCGGCGACACCCGCGACGAGTTCGACGGGTCCATCTGGGCGCAGGTGACCGGCGATCACCTGGGCGGGCTGCCGCCTAAGGTCGATCTGGGGCGCGAGCAGCTGCTCGCCGAAGTGCTGAGCGCCGCTTCGCGTGACGGCCTGATCTCGGCAGCCCACGACTTGAGCGAAGGCGGACTGATCCAAGCCGTGGTCGAGTCGTCGATCGCCGGTGAAACCGGTTGCCGCGTCTTGCTTCCCGAGGACGCCGATCCGTTCGTGTTCCTGTTCTCCGAGTCGGCGGGCAGGGCGCTGGTGGCGGTGCCGCGCACCGAGGAGAGCCGGTTGCGTTCCATGTGCGAGGCGCGTGGCCTGCCGGCCATCCGAGTCGGCGTGGTGGACCAGGCCTCGCAGGACGTGGAAGTCCAAGGTCAGTTCAGTGTGTCGCTGGCGGAACTGCGCAGCACCTCCGAAGCGGTGCTGCCGGGGATGTTCGGATAG